CACCGCTAGCCTCAGCTGCTTACATCAGCCCTGTCACCACCTGGTCCCTGAGAACAGACTGTTGGAGGTGGGGTCGTGGGTGGGGAGGTCACCACTGGGAGGGCAGGCTCCCCACGTTTGGGTTCCAGTTTCTGTCCCAGGCGCCCGGTGCACACAGCCCCCTtagggcctgggggtgggaagCCAGCTCGCTTTAGATCAGTCACCGGGGTTCCCGCCTTAGAAGGGTCCCCACCTTAGATCACTCACTTGGACACTAAGGCACGTTTTAGCGTCTCTTGTCTTAATGATTATGTCCATTTGTCTGTCCATTTGTGTTTTCTGCATCATGTCGGCAGATGTAATCCTCAGAAATAATGCACACTGGCCTCTGACAACCATGAAGCAATCTGTTACATGTGGGTCTGAACTTGTAGACTTGGTTCAAACATCAAATAAACCTATAACAGAAAGTACCTCTGGAGGCCTCCATCTCGTGGGGGTCCCTTCCCTCAGCTCTCAGGGGCCCAGTGGGCCCTGTGCActagtttgttgagtgactaTTCGTTGGGCACCTACAAGATAGTtagctctgctcctctccctgccccatgcAACTGTAAGCTCCTTAGAGGCAGCTGCTGGACGACAGCTGGATGGAGCGTCTGTTACAAGTCACGTGTGGGCCCAGGCCGGGATCCTGCAGTCAGCACATTGTCTGCAGGCCCAGTGGCCTGTGGTTTGGGCCCTCGTGAGCTTTGCTGgattgggggagggaagggagggcagtGGAAAGGGAGGCAGTCCTTGTCCCAGCTCAGTCATCCCCTGCCTGGAGCTGGGCAGATGCCTTCCCTCCCGTGGCCTCCATATCCCATCTGGAATGGGCATTGCCACTCCGTGCCCTCACAGGTCCCTTGTGATTCCAACAGCCAGTCCCAGGGTTCTGCAGAGGTGGGGCAGAGAGTCACCGTGAGAGGGCCTGAGCTGCTCGCAGCCCCTTTGGGACATTGGGAAAGGTGCTGGGGTCCagggcagaggctcagagaggtggacaGGGCTGCCTtctaatcctagctctgccatttatttgatgtggggcctcagtttcctcattggtaacaTGAGGATGGTGTTGGCAGCCATGCAGCATTGCTCTGAGGCTGACTCCTGATGATTCTGCATTTGGGTGGACTTTTCAGCAGAGGGCCTAGCTCCCAGTACCCAGTCACGGATATCTTCCTCCCAGACCAGAGAGGCTTGTGCTGGACTGACTAAGGGGCCCTGGGACAGGGGTctttgggggaagaagaaaggccATCGCTTCTGACCTCAGCCTTACGGTGAAGCCTTAGCTGCTGCATGGGCACTTCCTCTGGAACAGGCCGGAGTCTGCCTTTCCTCCCTCCATGGGACTCTGACCCCTCCAGGTGACCTCAGGACTGAGCAGCTGGACTGTGACCCCCCTCTCGGACCCTCCTGTGTCTCCAGAGTGGAGGTCTTCCCCTCCTGTCTGGTGCTacctctctctccccaaactcCCATGCCCGGACCCAGCCTTGGGGCCTCCCAGTGCCTGGAGCAGCACTGTTCCATCTGGAGCTGGTTAGTTTTTGGAAACAACAGCAATGTGCAAACGCCTCCCACCGCTTCCCAGAGCCTGAGCAGAATGAGTAAACAAACGCCAGGCCCAGCACCACCCGCCACATTCCCTCCCTGACCCCGTTCCCTCCCTCACAACCTCCTAACAAAAGCTCCCCACTCCACTTAAACCACAGGGgtggtctctctgactccaagcGCAGTTTGAAAACCTGGGGAAgttcaaaaaacaaatgaaaaatacccTCACATTCCACCCAGAACAGCCCCACTAACGTTCGGTGCACGGTGAGTACGCACTCACTGAgtgcccagctctgtgccaaGCTCCTTGTCAGCAGTAAGAATTCATCTTCCTCCTTACAAAACGAACTTCTGTTATCCCGAAATTGCAGATGGGGAAAGTAAGGCCTGGGCGTGGACTCGACCCCAGTCTGCCTCACTGAGCCTCCACCGCGAGTCTTCACTGGGGGTTCCCAGGGCAGTTGCTAGCCCAGCACGACAGGCCCTCCCTGTACTGGTGGCACATGGCAGGTGTCTCTGTGTTTTTTGGAGGACCCCCTCAGAAGGGGCCAGGACAGCTGGCCACGCCCTGCCTCCCGTGAGCTGAGTCTCAGCTGTATTTCCCGTGGTTCTGTCTTCAGCCTGCCCTCCTCGCCCAGCTTAACCCCTCTGACCCTCTCCTTCCAGCCTCGAGAGCCCAGTGGGGCTCAGCCCTCCCCCGGCCCTGGGCCCTCGGGAAGCCGGCATGAAGCAGCTACTCCCAGTGCAGTGCACTGGCCCAGAAGACACGACTTGACTGGGGCCAAAGCTCCTGAAGCCTGAGCTGTGTCCCCCTGCTCATTCTCAAGACGCTCTGTGTCTTTGCCATTCAGAAAGTGTCATTTCAGGGAAGGCTGGTGGCCAGTTTTCGGAAGCTGAAGCCAGAATTGCCCTGTCAGCTGCCAAGCAAGGCCGGCTAGAAGGGTGGGTGTGCATGTGCTTTTCCCAATGTGGACAGCAGACAtgttggggctgggggtggggaagtgggaaACAAGAACCACGCTTCTCTCCCTCATCCTGAAGGCCCAGGCCCCCACTCTCCAGCCCCTTCTTTCTAAGATCCTCCTGTCTTCTGCCCTCCTCTGAGCTGCAGACTCATCTGTACATCGCTTCCATAATCCTCCCAGCACCTAGAGTTGCAGGGGATCAGAAGTGGGAGGGGCCCTGACAATTCTCGGAGGACCTCTTCCACCTTTGGAATGCACAACCCTTCAGCGGGGTCTGATGTGCATGTCCCCCAGACCCACTCTgcatcccaccccacccagggGTTGATGTGGGTGGCCCAGGGACACTCTAATCCtcccctgaggcccagagagggacagatTGGTTGGAGGTCACAGTTAGTGGTGGCACCTGGGCTCAGGTGTCCTGTCTGCTGGATTCTCCTAGAACACAACTCCTGGGCACCTGGTAAGCAGCCAGTGAGCTGGGAGCTGTGTCTGGAAACCAACTGGGAGGGAGCAGTTAAAAACCAAGAGGGGGATCAGAAAGGGCTAATCCTGGCTTAGCTGGGGGATGAACGTaggtgtggggctggggctgaggcaaGGGCCCATCCAGGGGCAGGAGTGACAGGGTGCAGGTGAGGGCTGGGGCTCAGCCTGGAGGGTCCCAGGCTGGTCTGTGTGTGTTCGGGGGAGGGAAGCTGGGGGCCCCAGTTGGGTTTTCTCTGGGTAGAGATGGGTTAAGTCCTCCAGGGCCTCCTAGGCTCCACCCTTTCTCCCCGCCCAAACTTCCTCTCAAGCCTTAGGCACAGCACACAGATCCACCCTGCACCCTGTCTTGACATCATGACCGGCCTGAGCCCCTCACAGCTCCAGAAGGTAGGTGCCTGCAGAGAGTGGGGACCCAGAGGGTCAGATAGGAGTCGGGAGTCCCTTGGGATCTCCAGTAGTCCTCGGGAACTCAGCCCCACACCAGGCCATTTTTCCATAAGAAGAAAGTGAAACCTAGAGTGTTTAGTCCCAATCATGACCCCTAACTTCTGTGCATGGAGCCAGGGGCGTCCAGGCTGCAAGACCTAGCtggcaatgtgtgtgtgtgaccaaaACTGGAATAAAGCACCAGGATCAGGCAGTACTGGTCTAGGCGGACATATGAAGGGCTCCGGGCCCCTGggagcctggcacagggcagcCGGTCCGCATGCATTCCAACACAAAAGGCTACCCCGTGGGAATTAGAGCGAGCAGACTCTGAAAACAACATGACCCTTGTTGGGTGTTCCTGAGAGCAagggaaaaatgcagaaaaatacagaaaagctcaaagaagaaaatggaaaaccacCCATAAATTCCTACCGTGAGACAATATTTTGGTAAATAGCCCTAGAATCTTTAAAAGGTCCATCTTACTGCTCACGCTTATGGAGCGCTCGCCGTGTGTTTCATAAAGGAGGCACTAGTGTCCTCCCTGTTGGATGgtctgagggtcagagaggggaAAGCACTTGCCCAAGTTCTCAGAGTGTCTAGGACATTAATTTGCATTTGGCTGGTTTTTTCATCTCAGAGTAGACCGGGGACGTGTTCCCATGTcggtaaatatttttctaccacGTGATTTTCATCAGCTGGGTTGTGTTCCGGGTAGACGAACCACACTTTGTTGAACGAATCCCCTGCTGCTGagcattcaggttgtttccaacttATTGCTTGTTTAACAAGCCTCCGTCAGTACCCCCCATACATACACCTTTGCTCCCCTCTTTGCTGATCCTCCACCTTCTCATGTCGGGGAGTCCTAGCAGTGTGTTTACTCGATCACGTGTACACCGTTTGTGTGGATGACCCAGTTGCCAAGGAGGCAATCACTGTTCAGCTTGCTGCTGATATGAGGATCAAGGTTCTAACATGCAGAGCTGCCCAAGGCAGAAGGGCCTGTGGTGGGTGGTCATGAATGCTCCAGCATCCTGTGTGTGGAAGGCAGAACTGGGCATCcatgggacagggagggagggagggaatgggggTCAGTAACTGGAAATCAGACACTTCACAGTGGTTTCTAGAGGGGACTTCCAAGGCTCTTGTTAAGGTTAAGACTTTACACTTGTCTGCAAGGAAACACAAAgatattctttctctcctccttgtcTCTATAGCCTCAGAATGAGAGGAGTGGAGGCAAGTCAGAATAAGGCATGTGTTTTCACTGCCCACTGGCCGCCCACTGCACTCAGGATCAAGCCCAGCTTCTTGCCTGGCCCGGCTCGGGTGCcactttcctgcctcccttccaccCTCACTCTGCTCCATCGGGTCCCAGCTCCTCGTGTCCCTCCCGCACTCCCTtggcctggaatgctcttccctgtcTCTTCCACTCCCAGTATCCTGCTGGTCCCCATAACATGTCACTTCCTCAAGGCTGCTGCCCTCAGCCCCTGTGCCCTCCCCATCTGGTTGACAGTAGACTCTTCTGCCTTAGCTCTCAGCCCTGTCCCTCCGTGCACTAAGCAGCCTGTGATAGTGTGCTCCCCTGTGTGCTGGTGTCTTTGATGTCAGGCTCCTTGCCGAGATGGTCAGTTCCGGGAGCACAGCCAtcatggctggctggctggctggctcgtTACTGAATCTCCGGCTCCTAAAACCGTGTctggtgcacagtaggtgctcaatcaatTTTAGCTGAATAACTGAGTGAGGTTGTATTCCCATGTGACCCAGGCCCCTTGGAGGGGAAGGGTGAGGacatctctccttcccctccctcctgccttccttcaaGCAGCCGATACTGATGGCTCCTCACTGGGTGCCAGACAGCATGACCAGGCTGGGGCCAGAGCAATGAACAGGACCCTTGgtcctgccttcacagagcttcGGGTTGGGGGAGAGGTCCAATCTGTCCTCAGAAAGAGCGGCTGAGGGAAGGGGGGAGCCTGAGTGTCCTCGCTGCCCGCAGTTCCAGGAGGATGGATTCCTGGTGCTGGAAGGATTCTTGTCTGCAGAGGAGTGTGTGGCCCTGCAACAGAGGATTGGCCAGATAGTGGCCGAGATGGATGTCCCTCCCCACTGCCGTGCGGAATTTCCTCCTCGCATCCTCAACAAGGCAGAAGAGCAGCAGAAAACCCAGGTGGGCACCTGGGGCAGGTGAGGAGGGGATGTGGTCTTTGTTGGGCGTCCCCGTCTCCAGCCAGAGCAGCAGCCCTTGGGCTTGTTCTGGTAACAGTCAGGCCAGAGCCTTCCCCGTGCCgggctccaggccaggccccttATATGCACGTTTCCTTCACTCCTCACTATGAATGTATGAGGTCGGCATTATTGCCCCcctttgacaggtgaggaaaatgaagctccaTTCTTTGGCCCCAAACCTGCACGGTTAGTAATTGATAGTgcgaggatttgaacccagatctggcTGATACCAAGTGCGTGCTGTTCCCTGCTTGCTGCGCTTCCTCAGTATTTCTCCTCCCCCAAAAGGGCCTTTATCAGCCAGTAACCCAGCCCACGCCAAGTGATTCTGTGGGCCCACCTGTGTAAGCCTTAGGACCCAATGAGACTAGAAACTGTGTTTCCCCCTAGTGACTTAACATGACTCAGTACAGTCTAAGATGGGTATATTGAGACTCACCGGTTCTCCCACACAGTTCTCTTAACTTCCATAGTCTGGATTTAGGAGCCTGTCTGTGGCCGGCCCCTAAGTCAAAGCTGCAGGCCAGGCTCACTGATGGGGCTCACTCATGCTGAGGAGCTCCTGCCATCTGGTGGGCACAAAGGAAACAACAACAGCTGGAAGCCCTGCCACCCAGAGAACAGGCTCTTGGGAAGGAAAAAGGGTGACAGAACGATAATTTCCTCCCAAAGGTCGGTTTCATTGGGCGACATGGCAGCCTTCTAAGTGAAGAAAGGAGATACGGGGGTCCTATGTCCAGAGACAGGTCACTCAAAGGCTCCGAGGAGTGAGGGGGCCGAATCTTGTGCCCTCCAAGCTGCCTTCTGAGAATGCTCCAGAgaccagggagggggtgggggatggaggggagaAGAGTGTATATGCCTTGGTTTATACTGCTTGCGAAGAGCTCGGCACCGTGCCTGGCACTCAATAAGCCCTCAATATTCACTACTGATATCGTGAAAGACTTTGAAACgggtattaaaagaaaatcagaccAGTGGATGTCCTGTCTAGATCTCCCTGCCGGCCGACCTCCACCGTTCCTTGTCTTTGAGTTATTGGACAACTCTGTGAGTTGTACAGAACCGATAATCATGCACAAGATACTTGTCCACAGAAAGGGACATAAACTGGGTCCAGCGGAATGCAGTTGTTGCCCCGCAGACAGATCAGTTTTGCATCGATGTGTAAATTGGTTTCAGCATTGGTTAATGCCTATATGTATGTGGTTCTTGGAATTCTCCTTCGAACATCTTACTGGTTCCCCCTGTGAATTAACGAGTTCAGTAAAATCCTTGACACATTTAGCACCACTGCTGTACTATCATTGTTATCTCCTTATGCTTCCCTGACTGGTTTGCCTCATCCTGATCCTAGTGCAGAGGAGCTAAGAATGTTGAAAAACACTTCTAGTTTCCAGTGGGAAGGGCTTTGAAAGGGCCAGGCAGGCACCCGTGAGAGCAGATGTGTGCACGTGAGGGAGTGGTGGGGCTCTGCCACCTGGGGAGCCCGGGTAGGGGGTCGGTGCCACTCAGCtccactcatgaggccatgcaGGAAGGTAGGGTgatatatatgatggtggtcaAGGGTGGCGAAAGCCACAGGGAAAACACGGGGCATCTTCCTGGAGCCTCTCTTTCATACGATGCTAAGAAATTTAAAACCTGATATTAAAATTAACAAGGAGAGGTTATTAATAAAACGGAAAAAGAGCCATAGCAGCTTACATTTATCGAACATTGAACCATGTCCTAGCTGAGTATTTCCTAtgtagcagcagcagtagtaatcataataaaagcaaacattcaCATGGCACATAGCACATTCAAAGGACAGTTCTAGTGCTTTCTATATACTGACTCATCATCCCTACAACACCTTCTGAGAGAGGTACCACTAATAGCATCTTTGTTTTATGAGGAAACtaagcccagagaggttcaggAAGGTGGtgtggtcacacagccagtgagtggcagagctgacaTTTGAAGCCAAGTCTTCTAGCTCCAGGGTCTGTGCTTTCAGCTGGTATAAGATCCAGCCTCAACTTGAAGCCTCCAACCATGCGGGGGAGGTCAGttctattattattcccttttacagatgaggaaactgaggctttgggagGTAAAACAAGTGGCCCAAGGCTACCTGGGGAATCTGTTTGACCGTAGTGCCTGTCTTCTGAATCACATCATATGGAGTCTAAGAGTGCCGTGACTTACGGAGGGGTTTGCAAGAATTCCACGCTTGTAGGTTCCAGCTGTGCTTCCAGGCAGTAGGGTTCCCATTCactgtctgtgcctcagtggACAAGTTAGAGAAGCGCCAGCGGGGTCTGTGGACCTGTGGGGTGGGAAGCATCTGagtcctcttccctctctgccagGCCCAGCTGTGACCCCGTGTCGCTGTCTCAGTCCCTCTGATACCCCCTCTCCACAGGACAACACAGAGTATTTCTTGAGCAGCGGCGACAAGATTCGATTCTTCTTTGAGAAAGGTGTTTTTGACGAGAAAGGTTCGGAGCTGGAGCCCTAGAGGTGTGGGAGGGGCTGGACCCGGGTAtgggccccagggctggggggcaCTGAGACAGCTGCCCGGGGCAGAGTGGACTGCAGCTCTTCTGTCTGTACCTGCTCCTTTGCTACAGGAAATTTCCTAGTCCCTCCGGAGAAATCCATCAACAAAATTGACCACGGTAAGCAGGTGCCTGGAGGAAAGgaattggggaaactgaggcttgcagTGTTTAGGGCCTTTACCCAAAGCCCACAATAGGTTAGTGGCCCAGCAAATGGCATTTCTGGCTGCGGCTCCCCCTCAGGCCCTGCTTTTCTGCATCTTATGATGCTAATCACATGGCATGCCCCAGAGCACTGGGAAGAGGTTCCACTTGAGCCTGCACGCAGGTGGGCACGTGCAGACCCCTCAGCTCTCTACTGCCTGGCCTGGGGATGATCCAGGCCCCAGGGAATGGCGTCGCCTGTGTCCCACTGCTTCCTGGAGCCTCCTTAAGGAACACCGAACATGTGGACGTGGTCCCTGTCCTGAGACCCCAAACCAAGCTAGGAAActgtctcccttttttttctctttccggGATGatacattataatttattttctagaccacttatttttaaacttgaagATATCTCATGGTAGCTTtgtaaaaaattgtggtaaaatacatataacataaaatgtatcattGTAACCTTTTTGAAGTaggcaattcagtggcattaagtacattcaatGCTACTTTTTGTAATAATAGCAAATAGTGAGAAGAGGGGCTATTCTGCGCAGGGCCGGCTGTGGTTGCACCCGCATTAGCCCATTGGGTCCTACGGCGGCCTAGGGGCAGGGCCACTCTTCCAGTCCCATTgcacagagaggaggctgaggcttAAAGGAGAGAAACGATGGCTCAAAGTCGCATACTGTAAGTGCCAGTACCAAGATCGCTAGCAAGTTATGGGCCCTGTGAAGTCAGAGCTGTGAGGTTCCCAGATGGCTGGAAGGTCAAGATGAAGGTCATGGGTGGGTGGGTCCTGGGGTGGGATGAAGCATCTGTGGGGCCCATTCCTCAGTTATAAACAGGCACAAAGCTTAATGCACACAAAATAGGTGAAAATGTCAAAGTGAGGCCTGAGTCTAGATGCTCAGGGTTAGGCCCGGAAGGGACTCATGCGGGTGGGACACTGGCCCCTCCACTGTCTCTGTCCCGCAGCTCTGCACGCCCACGACCCTGTCTTCAAGGGTGCCACCCACTCCTCCAAGGTGCAGGTGAGCAGGGGTGGGGCGAGGGCAGGTGCGTGGGCCAGATGTGAGTGTGGGCAGGCCGGCAGtgacctctgcctccttccaggcCGTGGCCAGAAGTCTGGGCTTCCATATGCCTGTCGTGGTGCAGAGCATGTACATCTTTAAGGTGAGCTTCGcggcctccccaggcctcagctgaccctctgtaaaatgggcagagtGCTCTTCCAAAGCTCCTCCTTACAATGGGCCAAAAGCTGCTTCCCTGAGGAATTTTTGTTAAGTTGGGGGAGAAGACACAAAGTCAGTCTTCTCTGGTTAAAGTGCCAGGCACTTAGTTGGTGCTCAGTTCAAATTCGGTGGTGGGAAGGAAGGGGATTCCCAGGactccttcctcccttcattgGCTATTGAAATGCTCTGCTCTGGGctttcaaggcccagctcagtgCCATCTCGTCCAAGAAGCCTTCCAGGTCCCTTAGGAAGAGAGGGACCCATCTCTGACCCCGGCTTGACTTCACGCCTgggccccagcctctcctgctgCCCATCACTCATGCCTCGTGTCCTTGTTAGGCATGCATGTGCTCACACTGGGAGCGCCCCATCAGGCAGCGTGCTCATTCTCTCTGAAGCCCtcctgggcctggcacacagtaggtgctcgaTTCTGGTACTCATGTGCAATGCTTGGAGGTCAACACCTGTGGTAGGGAAGAGCATCTCCCAGACTCAGAGCGGGCCCCTGCTCCCCCCAGCTCTCCTCTGGCCTCAGCTGGCCCTTCGTCTCTCTTGCAGCAACCTCGTATTGGAGGCAAAGGTGAGCTGAGAacaggctgtggggcccagcaaAGGCCACGGAGGGAAGTCTGGGCCATTAGTGGTTATCAGGTCTTTGTGAGGAGGGAAAGTAGCTGCTGAGATGTCTGTAGGCAAGAGCCTGGGCCATTCCTTCCTGGAACCATGGATTGGGAGTGCGACCTGGAGGCCTGGGAGCAGTGGTTCCAGAACCTGGCAGCAAGTCCCAGCTGGTTAAAAGTACACATTCCTGTGTGCCATTCCCTGAGATCTTCCAGCAGGACTGCAAGGGCCTGGGAATCTGGATTTTCACAAGTTCCCTGGAGGACTGGTGTAACATAGACTTGCTGATGTAATTCCAAACCCCGGCCTGCACAGATGCCCTTGACAGCCTCCCCCGGGTGGAGGGATGACCAGCCCCTCCCCAAGGCCAGCACCCCACTTCCTTCAGCCAATCCACCTCAGAAAGCTCTGGAGTGCCACCACTAGGACACCTTCCTCTGGACACTGTCGGATTGTCACAGTCCCTCTTAAAGTTTGGTGCTCGGAAAACACCCAGCTCCtcggggaggaaggaggagagatgaaCACCCTCTACTTTGTTATTAGGGGCTCAGGTCCTCTGTTGGGTGGTCTGCCATCCGGGCTGGGCCCCAGCAGCACGTGGCAGGTTAAAATGTGGAGGTTTGGTCAGTTGCCCCCTGTTACCGCAGCAGCTGGATTCTCTGGTGGCTGGAGATCCTTGTCCCTGGCTCAGGACAGTGGCTTTCGTTACCTGGCTGGAATTAAACAATAGCAGCTACTTTGTAGCAAGCCATTTCAATGTTGGGCCCTGTACCGAGCACGTCTCACACTGTCTCACGGACTCCTCCAGCAGCCCTATGAGGCAGGTTATTGTTGGGGCCACTTTGCCCTTTAGGACCTGGAGGCCTTGAGAGGGGAACTCTCTTGCCCCGAGTCTGTGGGCCAGGAAAGTGGGGAGACTGGAACTGATCCCGGGATGGGAAGGCTGGACCTGGAGTGCTCTGAGAGGACTGGGGAGAGGGAAGtgagctggggtgaggggaggccGGGCTCCTCATGCCAAGGCGGGCCTGCTGCAGTCCCTGCCCACCAGGATGCCACCTTCCTGTACACGGAGCCCCTGGGCCGGTTGCTGGGTTTGTGGATCGCACTGGAGGACACCACGGTGGAGAACGGCTGCCTCTGGTTCATCCCTGGCTCCCACACCAGTGAGAACACCTGTTTCTCCCTGCCCACTAGTACCCCACCCTCATGGGAGAGGGaccagggaaaaaagagaggCTAAAGGCTCCATCTTTGCCTGCAGGTGGAGTGTCCAGAAGGATGGTCCGGACCCCTgctggttccatgactgggatcTCCATCCGGGGATCAGACCCAGCCTGGGACAACAGCCTCTATGTGCCCACAGAAGTGGGGAGAGGTAGGCAGGATGCAGAGGACAGTGAGGCAGGGCCCTGAGGCCATGCTCGTGGGCGTGTGCTTTTAGCACCCAGCTCACCTGAGGGCTATGAAGTCACAGAAAGAGGGAAGGTCAGACTGGGAAGTCAGGAAGCAGTGGGAGCAACAGTTCTCCCAGATCAGGCTAGAATCCAGACTCGGCTATGTTGGGGCTGTCTCTTTGAGCAAATGACTGAAACTctgcaagcctcagtttccccaaatgtaAAGCGGGGAAGTCAGTGGGATGATGTATATAAGATGCATACATGGAAGCTGTATGGTGCACAGCAAGTGCTCAACAGATGCTGGCTATTAGGACAACCCCTTCCTTTTAGAAAAGGGAGAATTGAGGTCCAGCTCAGCGTCCACTGGCGAGGTCCCagctgcctggcacagaacagaCAGCTTCTGCCTGGGTCTACTAATACCACGCAGGGGATGCCCTTGCTCAGGCTTGCCCAGGGCATGGGACACAGCAGAAGGGACTGATCCCAAGGAACCCAGGTTCAACAGCACAGCCTCCAACCCTGGGGCAGGCTGCAGGCCCCTGAGCCGTCAGGGACGAGAATGGGTGTGAATAGGCCACAAAACCTCTTGAGGGAGGGGGGCCCCATGTCCCTTCCTGCCCTGAGTGTTCTGACCTGCTGTGTCCCTGCCAGGATCCCTCATCCTAATTCATGGAGAAGTGGTGCACAAGAGCGAGCAGAACCTGTCTGACCGCTCGCGCCATGTCTACACTTTCCATCTCATGGAAGCCTCTGGCACCGTCTGGAGCCCAGAGAACTGGTAGGTGGCAGGGTGTGTTGCAGCCCAGGCTCCTGAAGACGTCCTGGAGGCTGAGAGCAGTGGTGCTGGCATTTCAAGGTCACCTCTTCTATCCTCTGCAGGCTCCAGCCAACAGCTGAGCTGCCCTTTCCCCCACTGTACACCTAAGTGCCGTCTCAGGGTGGGGACACTGCCCCTCCTGGTGAAGCCGTGGGCTGCAAATACCAGCGGGTCACCTGAACCCCCAGCTGCAACCAGGAAGCcgtctctctcctcctgggctTTCCTTATGCCAGTatctgcacccctcggccctgcAGATGTGGCTGGAGGTGACAGCCGGGCAGCAGGAGCCCGGGCTGGGTGGCCTTCTCaagatctctgtctctctgcctccccgCTGCCCAACACCACCTCCCTCTAGAGCCAGCCTCTCAGCCGTGAAAGGGTTCTGGCCACTTCCCTGCCGGCTTCttactcttctctcctctcagatGGAATTCTGATGATTGCAGTGCAAGATACTGAATAAAAATAACCCCTGATTACTGATGTGCTAGATATTGAATAAAAATGACCCCTAAATGCAGcttctccatccttctttccCAAGCAGCCTCGCTCTCAAGATCAGAGCCCAGCTGAAAATCATCCCAGacaccccagcccagcctggtgaGGGCTGCATGATTTTAATACCAATACGTGACATTTTGTGGGCACTCACCGTGCCGACCGCTCTACATGCTTCATCTTACTGAGCCCTCACACCTTCCAGGTCTGTGCTCTAACCACccccatttatagatgaagaagctgaggcatgCGAAGCTTAAGAGACCTGCCCGTCACAAAGCTGTGCAGTTGTTCAGCGATGGCAGCCTGATCCAGAGCCTGTGCTTCTGCCCTCTCCGTTCCTGGGCCTCCTTGCATGCGGAGGGGAAAGAAGCCCAGGACTGGGAATCCAGAGTCCCACATTCTGGTCCTGGCTCTGTGACCAACTCGCTTTCTGGCCTCAGGCCaggcccttcctctctctgggcctgttttccCACTTGCACAATCAGGGGGCCAGATGAGGGGCTCCATGGGTCCCTCCATCTTCGACATGCTTCCTTCTGCAGGAACAATGACCGAATCCAAAACCTGCTTAG
Above is a genomic segment from Equus przewalskii isolate Varuska chromosome 26, EquPr2, whole genome shotgun sequence containing:
- the LOC139073304 gene encoding phytanoyl-CoA dioxygenase domain-containing protein 1-like isoform X7 encodes the protein MRGVEFQEDGFLVLEGFLSAEECVALQQRIGQIVAEMDVPPHCRAEFPPRILNKAEEQQKTQDNTEYFLSSGDKIRFFFEKGVFDEKGNFLVPPEKSINKIDHALHAHDPVFKGATHSSKVQAVARSLGFHMPVVVQSMYIFKQPRIGGKVPAHQDATFLYTEPLGRLLGLWIALEDTTVENGCLWFIPGSHTSGVSRRMVRTPAGSMTGISIRGSDPAWDNSLYVPTEVGRGSLILIHGEVVHKSEQNLSDRSRHVYTFHLMEASGTVWSPENWLQPTAELPFPPLYT
- the LOC139073304 gene encoding phytanoyl-CoA dioxygenase domain-containing protein 1-like isoform X3 — its product is MTGLSPSQLQKPQNERSGVPGGWIPGAGRILVCRGVCGPATEDWPDSGRDGCPSPLPCGISSSHPQQGRRAAENPGPAVTPCRCLSPSDTPSPQDNTEYFLSSGDKIRFFFEKGVFDEKALHAHDPVFKGATHSSKVQAVARSLGFHMPVVVQSMYIFKQPRIGGKVPAHQDATFLYTEPLGRLLGLWIALEDTTVENGCLWFIPGSHTSGVSRRMVRTPAGSMTGISIRGSDPAWDNSLYVPTEVGRGSLILIHGEVVHKSEQNLSDRSRHVYTFHLMEASGTVWSPENWLQPTAELPFPPLYT
- the LOC139073304 gene encoding phytanoyl-CoA dioxygenase domain-containing protein 1-like isoform X1 — encoded protein: MTGLSPSQLQKPQNERSGVPGGWIPGAGRILVCRGVCGPATEDWPDSGRDGCPSPLPCGISSSHPQQGRRAAENPGPAVTPCRCLSPSDTPSPQDNTEYFLSSGDKIRFFFEKGVFDEKGNFLVPPEKSINKIDHALHAHDPVFKGATHSSKVQAVARSLGFHMPVVVQSMYIFKQPRIGGKVPAHQDATFLYTEPLGRLLGLWIALEDTTVENGCLWFIPGSHTSGVSRRMVRTPAGSMTGISIRGSDPAWDNSLYVPTEVGRGSLILIHGEVVHKSEQNLSDRSRHVYTFHLMEASGTVWSPENWLQPTAELPFPPLYT
- the LOC139073304 gene encoding phytanoyl-CoA dioxygenase domain-containing protein 1-like isoform X5, translated to MRGVEASQNKFQEDGFLVLEGFLSAEECVALQQRIGQIVAEMDVPPHCRAEFPPRILNKAEEQQKTQDNTEYFLSSGDKIRFFFEKGVFDEKGNFLVPPEKSINKIDHALHAHDPVFKGATHSSKVQAVARSLGFHMPVVVQSMYIFKQPRIGGKVPAHQDATFLYTEPLGRLLGLWIALEDTTVENGCLWFIPGSHTSGVSRRMVRTPAGSMTGISIRGSDPAWDNSLYVPTEVGRGSLILIHGEVVHKSEQNLSDRSRHVYTFHLMEASGTVWSPENWLQPTAELPFPPLYT
- the LOC139073304 gene encoding phytanoyl-CoA dioxygenase domain-containing protein 1-like isoform X12 is translated as MDVPPHCRAEFPPRILNKAEEQQKTQDNTEYFLSSGDKIRFFFEKGVFDEKALHAHDPVFKGATHSSKVQAVARSLGFHMPVVVQSMYIFKQPRIGGKVPAHQDATFLYTEPLGRLLGLWIALEDTTVENGCLWFIPGSHTSGVSRRMVRTPAGSMTGISIRGSDPAWDNSLYVPTEVGRGSLILIHGEVVHKSEQNLSDRSRHVYTFHLMEASGTVWSPENWLQPTAELPFPPLYT
- the LOC139073304 gene encoding phytanoyl-CoA dioxygenase domain-containing protein 1-like isoform X10, with translation MDVPPHCRAEFPPRILNKAEEQQKTQDNTEYFLSSGDKIRFFFEKGVFDEKGNFLVPPEKSINKIDHALHAHDPVFKGATHSSKVQAVARSLGFHMPVVVQSMYIFKQPRIGGKVPAHQDATFLYTEPLGRLLGLWIALEDTTVENGCLWFIPGSHTSGVSRRMVRTPAGSMTGISIRGSDPAWDNSLYVPTEVGRGSLILIHGEVVHKSEQNLSDRSRHVYTFHLMEASGTVWSPENWLQPTAELPFPPLYT